TCGGCGATGCGGGAGGTGCCGGGCTTGCCGGGGTCGCCGTCGTAGACGCCGTCCACGTCGGACAGCAGCACCAGCAGGTCGGCGCGGGCGAGGTGGGCGACGAGGGCGGCGAGACGGTCGTTGTCGCCGAAGCGGATCTCGTCCGTGGCGACGGTGTCGTTCTCGTTGACGATCGGGAAGGCGCCCATCGCGAGCAGCTTGTCGAGGGTGCGGGAGGCGTTGCGGTGGTGGGCGCGGCGGCTCATGTCGTCGGAGGTCAGCAGGACCTGGCCGACGCGGACGCCGTAGCGGGCGAAGGAGGCGGTGTAGCGGGCGACCAGCAGGCCCTGGCCGACGCTGGCGGCGGCCTGCTGCCGGGCGAGGTCCTTGGGGCGGCGGCGCAGGCCCAGCGGGGCGAGACCGGCGGCGATGGCTCCGGAGGAGACCAGGACGATCTCGCGCTCACCGCCGCTGCGGACCTTGGCGAGCACGTCGACCAGCGCGTCCACGCGGTCGGCGTCCAGGCCGCCCGACGCGGTCGTCAGCGAGGAGGACCCGACCTTGACGACGATCCTGCGGGCCTCGCCCACGGCCTGCCTTGCCCCTGCCACGTCGCCGTCCGTCCCCTCGCGTCGATTCGGTCGCTCACCTGGAAATCTACGGGACGGGCGGACGGGACGCGGCGCCGGTCCACGCTACGGACGGTACGACTCGCGTCACGGCACGGTGGCCGCCCTCCCGCTCCGCGGAGAGGCGCGTGCGAGGCCGACCGTGCGGGCTCTCCCGGGCACGGTGTGCCCCTGGGCGTGCCCGCGACGCCCCCAGGCAGGTTCACACCGGGCACGCGGCCCCGGCCACCCCGCAGGCCGCCACCGGGCACGCGGCCCCGGCCCCATCCCGCAAACCGCCACCTCATACAGCCCGTGGCCCGCCCGCAACCGGCTACGTACGACGCTTGCCCGACCCGCCTGCCACGCCCGCAGGCGCCACCGGGCAACGACTCCGACCCACCCCGCGGGCCGCCACCAGGCACGCGACCCGGCCCTCGCCCAGCCCGCAGCGGGCCACGGCCCCCGCTCCCCCGACCCGCCTGCCACTCCACCACGCAGGCAGCCACCGGCCCCGCCCTCGACGGCCCCAGGCGGTTCACCACCGGCCCACGCCCCGACGCCCCCACACAGGTTCGCCACCGGCCACGCGGCCCCGGCCCACCCGCGCCGCACCGCGCAGACCGCCACCGGCCACGCGGCCCCGGCCCACCCGCGCCGCACCGCGCAGACCGCCACCGGCCACGCGGCCCCGGCCCACCCGCGACGCACCGCGCACGGAACGTCCCCGACCGGCCTGCCACGCCCTGCATGCGCCGCTGGGCACACGGCCCACCCCCCACTCCACAGGGCCGCCACCGGACACACGACCCCGACCCGCCCCGCAGCGGGCCACGCCCCCCACTCCCCCGACCCGCCTGCCACGCCACCCCGCAGGCCGCCACCCGACCGCGACCTCGCCCTCGGCCGCCCCCGGCGCACCACGCACGCCACTCCCCGGCCCACCCACAGCCCCACACCACACCCCCCTCCCGACCCGCCACCCACACCCCCGCGGCACGCCGCCCACGCCGCCCCGGACACGCGCGTGTCGTCGGGAGGTCGCCGCGCGTTAACCCGGGCGGCCGACCTCCGCCGACCCGACGCCCCTGGAGTGACCGCAGTGCCCCTACCTCTCCCCCGTCCACCGGCCCTGCTGAAGGGGCTGGTCACCATCGTCCTGGCCGCCGCGTTCGCCGCTCAGGCGGTCGCGGCGCTACTGCCCCACGTGCCGCTGCTGCTCGCCGCGACCGCCGTCTCCCTGGCCACCGAGGGTGCCCTGTACCGGTGGCAGCGCGGCGTGCTGTCGCTGTTCGCCAAGTCGCACGCGGACATCACGGTGCGGCACGTCCTGCGGGACCTGCTGCTGATCGTCGGCCTGCTGCGGCTCGGCGAGCAGGACCGGGAGACCGTGTACGCCCCGCTCGTGGCCGGACTGCTCGCCTTCTACGTGCTGCACTGCGCGATCCAGGCGATCTCCATGCTGGTACGCCGGACCCGCACCCTGCCGGTGGTGACCCGGAACATCGACGCCTCGGCGCTGCGGCTGTCCAAGGCCCCGTCCGCGCTGCTGCGCCGCCCCGGCCACCGGCTGCTGGTGTTCGGCCTGCCGGCGACGGCCGGGCTGCTGGCCGCCGCGCCGGGCGACGAGCCGGTGTACGCGGCCGCGGGCATCGCGCTCTCCCTCGGGCTCGCGCTGACCGGCCTCGGCGCCCTGCTCGTCCGGCTGCTGCCGGGACGCCGCCCGGCAGGCGAGCAGGAGGTGCTCGACTGGTTCGACGCGTGGCTGGCCGAGTACCGGCCGACCGTGGGCCTGTACTTCTCCGGCGGTGCCTCCTCGGCCTACCAGGCGAACATGTGGCTGGAGCCGCTCGCCGAGATCGACGGGAAGCCGGTCATCGTGCTGCGCGAGCGGTTCATGGTGCAGAAGATCGCGGCGACGGACATCCCGATCGTCTGCCTGCCGAAGGTGTCCACGCTGATGCGTCTTGAGCACTCCACGCTCCAGGTGCTCATCCACCCCTCGAACTCCGGCAAGACCTCCCAGGTGCTGCGCATCCCCACGATCAGGCACACCTTCGTCAACCACGGCGAGAGCGACAAGCTGTCCTCCTGCAACCCGTACGCGAAGGCGTACGACGAGGTGTGGGTGGCCGGGCCCGCCGCGCGCGAGCGGTACGCGCTTGCCGAGGTGGGCGTCGAGGACAAGGACGTGGTGGAGACGGGCCGCCCGCAACTGGACGCCGTACGGCCCTACGCGGGCCCGCCGACGGGGACGTACACGACCGTCCTGTACGCGCCGACCTGGGAGGGCTGGGACGGCAACCCCGGCAACACGTCGTTGATCGCGGCAGGCGAGAACCTGGTGCGGGCGCTGCTCGCGGACCCGGGCGTGCGGCTGCTGTACAAGCCGCATCCGCTGACGGGATCGGTGGACCCGCGCGCGGGCGCGGCCGATCTGCGCATCCGGGAGCTGATCCGGGCGGCCAACCGGGAGCGGACGGGGCCGCGTCGCCCCACGACCGGTGCCGAACTCGCCCGCCTGACCGAGGAACTGGACCGGCTCACCACGGCCGTCTTCCGGCCCGGGGCCGACACGGTGGAGCGGATGCGGGTGCAGTCGGCGCCTGAGCCGGGCCGGGCCGAGGCGGTGGCACGGGCGACGGCGGCCTGGGAGGAGGCGTACTGGGCCTCGCTGCCGGAGGGCGAGCACCAGGTCATCACGGACGCCCGGCCCGCGCTGTACTCCTGCTTCGACGTGGCCGACCTGCTGATCAGTGACGTGTCGAGCGTGATCAGCGACTTCCTGGCGAGCGAGAAGCCGTACGCGGTGGCGAACACCAGCGGGCTGCCCGAGGAGGCCTTCCGTGCGGCGTTCCCGACGGTGGCGGCGGCGACCGTGCTGACGCCGGACGCGGCCGGGGTGCCGGGCCTGCTGGAGACGGTCCGGCACCCGGAGAAGGACGAGTTGGCAAAGGCACGCGCCGCGTTGAAGCTGCGCCTGCTGGGCCCGGCCGATCCGCCGTCGCAGGAGCGCTTCAACGCGGCCGTACGGGCCCTGTGCGCCGAGGCCCGGGCCCACCGGGCACGGGTGGCGGAGCGCCTGACGGCGGAACTGCCCGGCCAGCGCACGGAGTCGGCGAGCGACGGGGCGGGCCTGCCGACGGCCGCACCGCGCTAGCGGACAGGACGACGAACCAACCGAGGAAACAACCGACGAACCAACCGCGGGGCCGTGGGCGATCGACCCACCGGCCCCGCGCCCGCGTTCACGCTGCCTGCCGCACCTCGCGCGATGTCAGCACCCGCCGCGCCTTGCGTACCGCTCGGCGTACGAACGTGTCGACGCCGCCCTCGCGGTAGCCCGGGAAGGCCCGGGCCTCGCGCGGCTCGGCGAGGTACACCGAGTCGGGGATGCCCGCGGCGCGGTCGCGGAAGTGCGGATAGGCCAGGTAGACGCGGCGGCCCTTCTTCTCCAGGAGGGCCGCCGCCTGCTTCTTGGCCTTGACGAACTTCACGACGTCCAGCAGCAGTTCGGGACGCTGCTCGGCTACCAGGTGCAGCCGCAGCCGCTCGTGGACCTTGAGGCGCTGGGCGACGCCCTCCGTCCAGTACGCGTCCATCAGCGGCTTGGCCAGCTCGAACTTGTGCCGGCGTATCTCCTCGCTGTCCGTCAGGTACTTCGGCCCGAACTGCGGCAGCAGCGTGACGAGGAACGGCCGGACCATCAGCTGGTCGCGCCGGCCGCTCGCGGGGACGAGCTCGGCGATGAGGTTCATCAGGGCCCGGGCGGAGTCGAAGCGCAGCGTGTAACTGCCGCTCTTGGTCACGTGCTTGCCGTCGTCCCGGCCGACCAGGTAGTAGCAGGTGTGGTCGGCGACCACGGAGACGCCGTCCGCCCGCAGGTACGCCTCCATCGTGAACAGCGCGTCCTCGCCGGTGAACAGCGACTCGTCGAACCGCATGCCGTGCCGGTCGAGCAGCTCGCGGCGGAACAGCTTCTGCGCGCTGAGCGTGAACTTGATGTTGGACGAGAAGACGTCCGTCCGCTCCACCGTCTTGCCCCACATGGACTTCGGCGCCGAGCGGTTGACGCCCTCGACCTTGCCGAGGACGACGTCCGTCCCGGCCCGGTCGGCCATGTCGACCATCCGCTCCAGGGCCTCCGGGCCCAGCCGGTCGTCTGCGTCGAGGAAGAAGACGTAACGCCCGGTCGCCTTGCCCAGACCGACGTTGCGCGGGCCGCTGGGGCCGCCGGAGTTCTCCTGCCGGATCACCAGGACGTGCATGGGAGCGCGCTCGGCGAACTCCTCCAGGTACTCCCCCGTACCATCCGTCGATCCGTCGTCCACCGCGATGACCTCGATGCGCTCCGGATCGATGGTCTGTGCCTCGACGGACGAGAGGCACTCGATCAGATATGGCATCGCTTCGTACGCCCCGATGATCACGCTCACATCAGGCTGCGCAACGGACACGTTTCCCCCTAGTCAATGGGATATTCCCCCCGTATCGCCTCATTCGCTACTTGGTAGACGAGTGATCGGGACAAGCGGTTGCCTCAAACACACGTATTAGTGAGTCACCTCACATGGTGAACCGACAGGAAGCGGGAACGAGAAAGAGTTCGGCCCCCGAGGAACGCTCCTCGGGGGCCGAACTCTGAAGCGGGCGGCGGCGGTTCAGCCCGTGCCGACGCCGTCCGTGTCACCGGCGGAGGACACCCGCTGCCCGGGCACGGCATTCGCCAGTTCCGTCTCGGCGGTGGCGGCCGCGATCCGTGACTCCTGGCCGACGTTGCGCGTCTCGGCCTTGATCGCGAGGTTCGCGACCGCGGTGTTGAACTGGTCGATGGAGGCCGGCTCGTCCGGGCCCAGCAGGTACTGCTTGAGCTCCTTGCGGTCCTCGGCCAGCGGGTCGGCGGCCGGGTCGCGCACCGCGCCGAGCAGCTCGCCCAGCTCGGCCGCGCTGTTGGACAGGATCACCGCGGCACGCACCGCCGTGTTGTTCCGCTTGAACTCCTCGACGCCCACCTCCGCGGAGTCGGTGACCGCGTACGGCTTGCCGCTCGCGATGAAGTCGGAGACCACGCTGGAGATGTCGGAGACCATCGCGTCGGAGACGTTGAAGCAGTCGTACAGCCGCGGCTCGGCGCCGGTGATGACGCGGTGCTCCCAGGCGGGCAAGGAACGCCAGTAGGCGTCGTTCCACTCGGCGCGCAGCCGGGCGACCTCCTCGTGCCGGGCGATGTCGACCTGACCGTCACGGGTGGCCTCGGCCTCGTCGCGGCCCTTGTCGCCGCCGGTGCCGACCAGCTGGGCGATCCGGGCCTCGATCCGGGCCAGCTCGGTCTTGGCCTGCGCCTGGGCGGCGCTGTCGGTGACGAAGCGCGAGTCGGCGGCGCGCTCGGCGGCGGCCTTCCGGACCAGGGCGGTGATGCGCTGGTGGGCGGCCTTGGCCTCCTTGCTGCGCGTGCCGGTGAACGGGTGCGGCTTGTACAGGACGCGGACCGGCGGGTCGGCCGTGATCAGCCTGCGCACGATGTTCTCGCCGGCCAGCAGGATCGAGGTGTTGCCGGGGTTGTCGTCCCAGCCCTCCCAGGTGGGGGCGTACAGCACGGTCGGGCAGCGTCCATCAGTGGCTCCGCCGCGGGGGCCCTCGGGGACGCCCTGCCAGGTCTGGATCGGGGCGAGCTGCGGGCGGCCGACCTCGACGATGTCGTCGTCGCGGACACCGACGTCGGCGATGGCGTAGCGGTCGCGGCCCGCGCGGCCGGCCGTCCACACCTCGTCGTAGACCTTGCTGAACGGGTTGACGCTGGCGAGCTTGTCGCTGTCGCCGTGGCCGATGAAGACGTGCTTCATGGTGGGCACGCGCAGCATGTGGATGTTCTTGCCGACGTTCGCCGCGTAGAGCGCGACCCGCACCGTGGACAGGTCCATGTTCATCAGGTGCACCCCTCCGGGCACGCAGATGACGGGGACCGTGGTCGGCGCCAGGTTGTTCAGGATGGCCCGCTCACGCAGGATGATCAGCGGCCTGGAGTCCAGGTTCTCCATGGTGTCCAGCCACATGTTGACCTGGTACGCGGAGTCCTTCGAACCGGAGAAGTACAGGACCGTCTCCGGCTTGTACTCGCCCAGCCAGTCGTCGACGGCGGCCAGCACCTTCTCGGCGTTCGGCGGGATCTTCCGGCCGCGCACGTAGGGCATGAGCGCCAGGACGTACAGGGAGGCGACGGCCACCGTGATGCCGATGCCGACGAAGCCGACGAGGGCCGACTTCACCTGCGCGGCGAGCAGGATGCCGGCGACCGCGAAGAGGTCGAGGTGCAGCATCTTCTCGGCGGAGCGGTGCAGCAGCCGGCGCGGCGGGGCGTCCGGGATGCGGATGCGGGACTTCAGGTCGACGTTGCGGGTGGCGACCGGCATGCGGCGGCGGTTGCGGATCAGCTGGACCAGCGCGCCGTGCGGGGCCTGGAGACCGTAGAAGGCGATGAAGCAGGCGATCGCCCCGTAGTAGATCAGGTTGTCCGCGTAGGACAGCCGGGCCAGCAGCAGGATGAGCAGCAGCTCCCGGATCAGGAAGCGGATCGACAGGCCGGCCCGGACCTTGCCGAGGCGGTTGATCAGGTAGCTGCCCTTGCGGTGCAGATAGTGGTCCGCCAGGTACGTCACGGCGGCCGCTGCCGCGAAGGCGGGGACGCTCGGGACGAGCGCGGCCAGCATGAGGGCGGGGAAGCCCGCCACCATGAGGACCGCCGCGGCCAGCTCGGCCGCGCTGCCCACCCGGGCGACGCGAATAGCGGTGGATATCACGGAGAAACCTGCTCTTGGGAGGGGTGTGCCGGTCTTGTTTCGAGAATGCGGCTGGTCTGTGAATATTCGCGGGACTGGATGGATTCAGGCCCCTGCGAACACCCCTGTTGACGAACCGCGTTAACAGGAGGGCGCAGAGGCCTGAATTACTGAAGTCTATTTGGCGCCAATTATTACACGCCGTCCTGCCGGTCCAGCACCGAGGCCAGCGCCTGCTCGAAGCCGGAGGCACGGGCCGCACCGGCGGTCGGGTCCTGCTGGCGGACGTCGATGACGTGGCCGGTCAGCTCGGACAGCAGCACGTCCAGCGAGGTGCGGGCCACGGCCTCGGAGGACAGCAGGCTGCCCGAGGGCTCCTGGCCGAAGGCCTTGGTGCGCATAGGGGTGGCGGTGCGCTCGGGGTTGATGCAGTTGACGCGGACGCCGTCGCCGGCCCACTCGTCGGACAGGGCCTGGGTGAGGTTCACCATGGCGGCCTTGGTCGAGGAGTACAGGCTGTACTCGGCGCGGCCCCGGGTGTAGC
The genomic region above belongs to Streptomyces coeruleorubidus and contains:
- the proB gene encoding glutamate 5-kinase, which codes for MAGARQAVGEARRIVVKVGSSSLTTASGGLDADRVDALVDVLAKVRSGGEREIVLVSSGAIAAGLAPLGLRRRPKDLARQQAAASVGQGLLVARYTASFARYGVRVGQVLLTSDDMSRRAHHRNASRTLDKLLAMGAFPIVNENDTVATDEIRFGDNDRLAALVAHLARADLLVLLSDVDGVYDGDPGKPGTSRIAEVRDPSDLAGVQIGSAGKAGVGTGGMVTKVEAARIAAAAGVPVVLTSAVHAADALSGQDTGTYFHPTGKRSADRLLWLQHASTPQGALTLDDGAVQAVVERRKSLLPAGIAAVEGEFSAGDPVELRDATGRAVARGLVSFDAKEIPRLIGRSTRELARELGPAYEREVVHRDDLVLLHP
- a CDS encoding glycosyltransferase family 2 protein; this translates as MSVAQPDVSVIIGAYEAMPYLIECLSSVEAQTIDPERIEVIAVDDGSTDGTGEYLEEFAERAPMHVLVIRQENSGGPSGPRNVGLGKATGRYVFFLDADDRLGPEALERMVDMADRAGTDVVLGKVEGVNRSAPKSMWGKTVERTDVFSSNIKFTLSAQKLFRRELLDRHGMRFDESLFTGEDALFTMEAYLRADGVSVVADHTCYYLVGRDDGKHVTKSGSYTLRFDSARALMNLIAELVPASGRRDQLMVRPFLVTLLPQFGPKYLTDSEEIRRHKFELAKPLMDAYWTEGVAQRLKVHERLRLHLVAEQRPELLLDVVKFVKAKKQAAALLEKKGRRVYLAYPHFRDRAAGIPDSVYLAEPREARAFPGYREGGVDTFVRRAVRKARRVLTSREVRQAA